The Scylla paramamosain isolate STU-SP2022 chromosome 20, ASM3559412v1, whole genome shotgun sequence nucleotide sequence CAAGCCAAGACTGCCTAGGCACAGATTGCACCTTTTAACATATACTACAAGAGACTCAATGCTACTACCTCAGACCAAGGGACTGTTTATGAAGAGATCTCAactcaaaggaggaggagacttggCCATGAAGTTAATTACTGAATTGAGCTGAAACATCCTTATCTCTATTTCAAGAGGAATGTTACTCGGACCAAAAAGTAGTAAGCAACAAATATGTTTACTTATCACACTTCACCAAACCATAGTCATGgcagaatagagagagagattcttggaGTGTAAACATAAGGATCAGGCCTGTCATAAGGGTAGAAAACTCTCTGGATACAATCTTTTTGCTGCCTGGTAGTATGTTAGAATACATGAACTGATATGCTTGCTGAACAGTCCACAATGTCAGCAAATGAAGGTGTGATCTGACAAGTGCATTGCTCCAACTCCATCCTCCATAGCACATCCTCTCATCAGCTGCTCCAAATGACAAAGTGTGATGATAGCAATGCCTCAGACTTCAAGGCTGCACGAGGCTGCAAACTTTTGTCCAGTAATTTACCTGGCTGCACATTTTTGCCCTGTGTAGTAAGGATGATACTGCAGACCATTTCCACCTTGCCTGTGGTGGTGTTTTCAGTAAAATGACAAGCTTTTTACTCTACAGGACAAAACCACATGGGCGAGCAAATTCAGGGACAAAACTTCAATCCTGCAGCTTCGTGTGGTCTTGAGGTACTGAGGGAGTTCAAAGGCAGGTTGTAACTCCATTGGTCAATGCTGTAGAATCCACATCTGCAACAAAATACAACTAAATCAACATATAGGTATtacataaaatacatgcaatatTTGACAGAAAACTATCcatctttcattattctcaCTCTCACAACACACCACAGACTCACAGGATGTCTCTGACAGTGTTTATGTTTACATACCACAGCCCCCAGCCACACAGAAGCAGTTGCTTCATAGATCGGTCGCTCACTGACCTTTGGAGTTCCTGATATATTTGTGTGGTATGGTTTTTGTGTGTATCTGAATCACAGCCAATGCCACGCAACTGTGCTCTTCCATCAGTCTCAAGGCTTCTTATCTCTTCTCAAGTGCTCTGCAGGTCTTGATGCTCCTCCATCACTCCTGGAAAACATTGTTAGTATTATTCATCACCACCTTCCTCAGCAACCTTAAGAAACATTGCAAAAAGCAATGCTAATATTTATTTAAGGCAATTAAATCTAAAGCTTATTTATCATCAATCCTCACACCCCACTCTCCATGACAGAATGAAGAGGGCCTGCCTGCATGCTCCTGTATGTAAAGAAACTGTGGTGGTGATACACATTgggatgtatgagagagagagaagcagcgtGCTTAAAAATGTGTAGAgattgtgtaatatatatatagtggacaGACATactgtgttatatatatatttacagaaTTCAGTCCCTAACCACACAAAATTTCAATAGCTCCTTTGGTCTGTCTCCTTTACAACTTGCCACACCACAGACCAGAGGTTCTCAGTCTTTGTTTAGTGGTGCACTAATGATATATCTTGGACCAACTCTACTGTCACATTTAGTGTATACCTATCTATGAAAATTACATGGCACACAGTTTGAGAATCACTGCCATAAACCCATAATAAGCCTCCTATCTCTCAGCAGACCCAGCCTGTGTATAGTAGTCCCCAACCACATGAATATATCAGTAGTTCTTCAATCAGTCTCTCGCACCAATCTGTGGTATGGTGAGTGATTATCCAAGGAGCTACCAATATTTTTTGTGGTTAGGGACTTGTGTAAACAGGCTAGATAtgctgagaggagagagatcaATTATGTTGCAGCAAGGCAAGAATTTCTGGCTTATTATGGGCTGCAATTTGTCCCTTTCATCATAATGTAGGAAGTGGTAAAATACTACCATGAAGCAAGAGATATTGAATTTGAAGAGGTAGCCAACTCAAAGGAGGAATGAGACCTGGGGCATGAAGATATTAAAGAAATTAACTAAAACTTCCTTTCTCTGAAGTTCTTTCGTCTTATttcaagaggaaaggaatgttaTTCAAAGCAAAAGTGTGGCAAGCCTGATGTAGATTTGTACTTCCAAAACTTATACATATATACTTCCAGAATTTCTACATCACACTTCACCAAAGCCACAATTTAGTATATGGGAGTGTtgcaacaggagagagagagagagagagaggtgcaagcCACTTCAGCAAATCTaatatcatttctttcttctagtTATCCATTATCATGAATGCACTGTcttaaacaaataataaaataagataaatcaGCACCGACATTAATGTGTAGACAATATGGTTAATGTTAACTGAAGGCAAGGTAAGCAAAGGCAAGGGATGAGAAGTTCTGTTTTTCAAGCTTGTGGCAGTTCTCATAAGGGGACTTAATTGCAAAGCTTATCTGTGAGTAAAACTAGTCAAATATTCCAAACCAAATGTATCAAGACGAGTCAAAATCAATCACTCCCAGCTAGCCTATTAACATGgagtcacttttttctttctgctgaGCAGAGGGTTCATCCCAACTTGGAGGTTAGGAATCTtacagaggaggggaaggaaagggaggacagATGAAGCTTCTCTGGGATGAAGTTGGGCAGCTGTAGCAGACCCTGGGCAGTCACTGCAAGAGAGGACAAATGGTATCAATGAatacttttcttgattttgttaTTTGAGACTAAGATGTTACCTGATTTTTCCTGTCTGTGATTGCTGCCATTTTTATACATATGAATTTCATTGATTTATTCCTGTATGAACATTTTCTGACATGTATTTGACTGCAGTATTGCATAACAATAAAGGAgaaggttaaattagattaacgGATACATTGAAATCCTGGCTACATGAATAACTTTTGTAGGTGAATAAATTGATGTTTAATGTGGTGAATAATATTTAAGTATAGCTGACTTTCAAGGATAAAAGGTATTAAAGTCACCCTACTGCATGCCACGGTTTACAAAGTTGTTGTTAGTTCCTAGTGTCAAAATATGTGAGTGCATGATAAGGAGGGATGCGGGAGAGGCAGCCTCGGACATTGCTAACGGTATGTTAGGAGTGGTTAGTAACCAAATGCGAGTCCAAGAGTTACTAATATTacaaaacctaaccttaccaaacctgccATCAAGTACTCCTGGGGCTGTCCCTTTCTCACCCACCTCATATTATTAACTAACACTTACCTTCTCATGTATGCATCCCTATTagttataatattatttttcttcaaattCTTATGTTAACTATTGATAATGATATTCATATTTCCATCAGAAGAAAAATTTGGCACATTACCATTTAATGGGTGAAAAGCAGGGAATCTGCATCACTAAATCATAGAAATTCTGAATTAGGATCATAATATTGCAGGCAATAGTGGGTATCCCCCTCAAGCCCCATCTCATGGTACCCTTGAGCAACCCCATCACTGATGAAGAGCAGATACAACAGGGACCATGCGCAAACTAGGGTCACTGTTGAGCAGACCAACAGGATGGTGACTAGTCGTTTCAGGTAATGAAAGtaacacctcttcctctccaaaaATAGTAACATGTAGAGTAAAACCTGCCATTGAAATCATGAAACATTTATAAACATTTCATTCTTGTTATAGAAGTATGATATACTTTGTAGATACTCCTTTATAAATAATGAATCCTCTTGTAGTAAGAAATCTCACTTCACAGGTGCCTGAACTCTTCTGTAGGTATCTTTCAATACAAACCCATCAAGTGTGTGAAAATACTTAATGTTTGCCTGCTCCTACACAACCGCTGCATCAAGCAGGATATTCCTGTTCCTGATGAAGTATGTACTTGTCACTATTTCTCTGGTAATTGACAGGATATATGAATATCATGGAAATTAGATGTAACCGAGTACAGTCATGAGTGTTGTTACACTTGTTGTTAGGGTAATGAAGTTTGTCAGATGTGTACCAAcatttaacaaaaataaacatgttTTTCCCCTACAAAGGTGTCTTTAAGGCATGCATTATGGTTTGGGCTTGTTTTGGATCGTCAAAATGCTAAATGTCACACTACATCACTATTCCTCTCATACAATATAAACTTTAAACAAATGGAAGGGTTAGATTCCAACACCTAAATCTCTCAGACGCTCACAAAAGTCTACCTTACAGCTACCACCTCTTGAGGATGAAGTGGTGCTCCATGCTGATACCAATCCTGCTGTGGTGCAGAATTCTGCAGCAAGAAATCATACAAAACTTATTCTAGAAATGAAGTAAGGAAGTCAGGTATCATTTACCTGTGTCAGTAATCATGTAATGAGTGAAATAATGGATTTCCATCTTCAGCAATTTAAATGCCTGAGAGATGTattcctcaaaaaaataaaataaataaaaaaaataaataaaaagtcaaaGTAGTAAGAACAACAGACTTACTGGCAGGAGGTTTGTGCCTTCTGCTTGCCTTGGATGCAGCAGTTGGGCAGGGTGCAGCAACTGGGTTAGGTGCTGCAGCTGGCTGTGATGGAGCAGCTGGGTGTGGTGGAGCAGCTGAATTGGGTGCAAAAGCTAGGTGGGGTGCATCCGCTGGCTGGGGCGCTGGAAGTGGCTGCAAAAATACCACTGGCTGAAGGTGCCTGTGGAGCTGGATGTGGGGCTGCACCTGGATTCAGTATACTGAAgtaacaatgtaaaaattaGGGTCAAATAAATTGTCTGCTAATGTTCTCTGGGATGAAGTTGGGCAGCTGTAGCAGGCCCTGGGCAGTCACTGCAGGAGAGCACAAATGGTATCAATGAACAAACCTTAGCAATGTACAGCTACTTTAATAgtgatgtgtgtatgtagaTCATATACAAATTAGGAAATAGACTAAGAAACTGCCTTACATAaagagattaaagaagaaataaggatgtgaaaagagGAAGTAATTGTATTACTGTGCTTTTATATCTGAACCATTTTGTAGAATATGAAACAATTACTTGCTGCAACTTTACGTCCATGTGAAGCAAGCACAGGTCATCTATTCCTTGAGTTGCCCGTCTGGTGTTGGCACACGAAAGAAAGTAATATTCATGAATGATATTTGAGTaacttttcttgattttgttaTTTGAGACTAAGATGTTACCTGATTTTTCCTGTCTGTGATTGCTGCCATTTTTATACATGATATGAATTCCATTGATTTATTCCTGTATGAACATTTTCTGACATGTATTTGACTGCAGTATTGCATAACAATAAAGGAGAaggttaaattaaattaacGGATACATTGAAATCCTGGCTACATGAATAATTACGTATTTAGTACAAGGAAATACTTGAACACACTGCAGTTCTACACCTCTCGACTATATTAACTCaacaagctgtagtggaagGGTTAGGAGATTTCAAGGTTGTTTCATGACTAGTGAATTTATACCAATAAtgttagaaaaaagaaatattataagAACTCAATCTGAAGaactctgtggccttgaaaattGTCCCAATGAAAACCCAAAGCCTTACTGATGGCGTTGCATAGGGTAGAATAGAAGTCATTAATATCCAGGGGTTCCCTAGGCCAACTGTGGGGGTCAAGAAAATGTTAGTAGAGATAATAGCATATGGTATTCTTCACTATTCAAAATCAACTTCCAGGTTTCACAAAAGCTATACTAGTCAGTAGGCCAAGGCATGTGTGGAGTATGATTTCAAAAGACACCAAAGACTGCACAAACTGAGTGGTCGTGAAGTTTGTACACAAAATTTTTCTATTCTTATGGTTATTTCTACTCAGTGAAATGGTATAAAGTTACTTCATTGAATTAATGTGTGTCATGCTGTTACTGATAATTAagatttaaaggaaaaaaaattctcaaTATGTTTTAGAAAGAAATTTAAGCAGGAATAAGCGTCCGCATTCTTGAACATCTCGGCTGTTCATGTTCATCTCAGctacttctgtgtgtgtgtgtgtgtgtgtgtgtgtgtgtgtgatatcccTATTTGTTTGCTTCAGTAACCTTTAatgaatacagtaaaaaaaaaaaaaaagaaaacttttatCACCATGACTGTCATCACTAGTCAGCAGCAACAAGCAGCATCATATACGAGTACTTTGGTCCTTTGGAGGTTGTTTGTGATAACATACAATATCCATTCTGAAATAAGAAACATAGGATAGTTAAGATAAAGGCTCCTCCCCAGGAATAACAAGGTGACAGTACAGATGGTCAACACACAAGACACAGAACATGTCAGGCCATCAGGCATGAAACATCACATGTCCTAAGGTGACCTCTGCATCTGGTCAAAAGGAATATTGGTAAAATCAGTGTCCTCATAAGCACGAAATCTTGTGGGTGAAAATAGGATGTTCGCATTTTATAACAAACTCTATttgtgaaaaggatgaaaacagCACTTCAGAATTATATAACAAATTCTAACTCCCACGATCATCAGTCTGttgtttcttctccctttcaaaATCTATACCTTGCAAAACTCCTAATCATACTAATAAATAATCACCACCCGTCTTTCTTTagtttaatttcttctctcttccttcagtggACAGGGAGGCAAAGATAATATCCTGTTCAATAGCATATGCATACTGGCTgccaagcaacacacacacatacaaaaaaactcAGATAAGAAATAGTTTTCTTATCACcttaaaatacccaaaaaaactcacccaaacactaaaaacatcaaactacacatccaaaacactcaaaacaccacacatcaccttaaaatacccaaaaaaaaactcacccaaacactaaaaacatcaaaaacactcaaaacagccTAGAATACCCgtaaaactcacccaaacacactaaaaaaaatccaacacacaattaaaacactctcaacaccccaaattacccacaaaactcaccaaaacactcaaaacatccataTCACATCCAAAGCACCCCAAAACTCATTCAAACACTACAGAATATGtctaaaacacatcaaaaatgCACCCAgtacacactcaaatacacccgAAAGACTGcagacacacccaaaacacttaaatcatccaaaataaacccaaaacaaactcacaacacctcaatatatcccaaaaacactcgaaaatatactcaaaatacaccacaagactaaaaataagtaaaatacacctaaaaacatcttaagccacactttaaacatccgaaattcacccaaaacatacatatatataacaaaatatacatcctaaacacaccaaaacacccagaGAACACACTCCAAACACGCGCGACATTaaatgcactcaaaacacacgaaataTTAGAGAAAGACAGGGTAGggacactaacctaacattaccttcttggtatttactcgttatgcctcctcctccccctccatttctctactttttctcctactactactacctatacACCTGAGTTTGGAAacagctggaaaacactggaaattacggtaaatattgacgaggagacactggagccgAGCGAGTCCCGGATCTTTGTtttgcctccgcctcctcctcttccatttctccttatttctttcttctcctccttcatttctcttattttctaatttctactacaactatcaaCATGCCTGAGTTCGGAAACAGCTGTAAACACCAGGGAAATACTGGAAATTAaggtaaatattgaggagacactggagcagacCGAGTCCTGgatccttgatgacgtcacaggcgccCTGCCGCcgccccgctgccatacgtacgtacgtaacgtatttaattttgaaattgacccctagaaaaaatgaagctaggctcgaatgcattatatattctgacttgacaattactttaattaatattcacaatattaaaacatctccagcctgtgtagttataaagaaatattatatgaaatatggaaaaagtgttgtaaCCTTTGAcatcattaaaaacactgaaaagtctaCCCATTTCACTTTATACCggtaataaaacactttaaaaaatctgaactattttatGAAGCATTGCAAAGTTGGTTACAAACTGaaatagaggaataaaaaatacaaaaaatgacaaaatcatcACTTTTAACGGGATCGTAAGCCTATTCAAagtccacatacttaactcaacagtaacgcaaaacactttaaacatcataaacgattttttaaagCAATAAAATCCTCActaaagcctcaaataaaaaagccgaCAGCCGTGTTGGGTAAATATCACCGTATAAACCGCCCTTTATTTACgcgaaaaacaacagcaaattcagcacatttacttaactgaagtaagaaaaacacttcaaaagcaacgaaatatttttagaatccataaaatcttactatacaagccaaataaagtaattcagaaaaataaaaataaatattggaaTCGACAAGCTGGAACAGGCAGCAATCCATCATGGCGGTGAGCTCAGAGGGGGAGCCGGCTGCCATATTACCTCAATTATTCCTTCATGACAacaaaaccaggcaatggcggatatatctgaccagcggatatgaaggctagacatgtggcTCTATCTTGTGACacgttaggcttacaataattGAGAGATGAAGCAAATaatggctgaaaacactgacgcccAGACTCTGCCTCCGCTgatggtttgtttacattttgacgatctttcaatattttcctaAATCTCAAATTATTTCTAGACTCAGATGTaaataaaatctaaaaataaatcaacgacctcaaaaatatctaaaaaacgaataagaaagtctaaataaacgaataaaagacTACAATACAAGGAGGAGGGTGTTGCAGTGAAGGCAGTAAAACTGACAGAGGAGGCTGGCA carries:
- the LOC135110593 gene encoding nematocyst expressed protein 3-like; its protein translation is MVHIDPSAPQQGWYQHGAPLHPQEVVAPLPAPQPADAPHLAFAPNSAAPPHPAAPSQPAAAPNPVAAPCPTAASKASRRHKPPAKFCTTAGLVSAWSTTSSSRGGSLTAQGLLQLPNFIPEKLHLSSLSFPSSVRFLTSKLG